The segment AGTGACCCTGAAATGCGATGACCCCAGTTCCCCGGGGAATATCACCACCACCCAGTGGTTTCAAAACAACACGGCCTTGGCGATCAAGACCCCCAGCTACAACATCCAGGCCGCCACCTTCAGTGACAGCGGGGAGTACCAGTGCCAGATGGGGGGCTCCAACAAGAGTGACCCCGTGTGGCTGGATGTGAGCCAAGGTGAGTGCCGAGGGCCAAGGGGCTGaagtcggggggcggggagggagacgggggctCCCCAGAGGAGCGGGAAGGAGTGAGAATTCTCTGTCCGTGTCCTCCATTGGGGGATGGAGCCCGGCCCGCTTAGACTGGGGTCCAATTCAGATctccgggcttgggagagttcgataatGAACATACAGTCAACCCAATGCGCCTCCTGCCCCTGTGGCTCTGCCGCGTCTCTTCCAGATTGGCTACTCCTGCAGACCTCTGGCTGGGTGTTTCTGGAGGGTGAATCTGTGGACCTGAGATGCCACAGCTGGAAGGACCAGCACTTGTTCAGTGTGACCTTCTACAAAGACGAAAGAATAATGAGGTTTTACAGGCGCAATTCCGACATCTTCATCCCCCATGCCACTCACAATAACAGCGGGTCCTACTCCTGCAGGGGATTCTTGGGCCAAGGAAACTATTCATCTATGCCTGTCAAAATCACAGTCCAGGCTGAGGGCCGCCCCACTAAACGAGATGACGGTAAGGGATCCAGGGGCTGGTCTGAAGGGCACAGGGGTGGGAACTACggaggcttagtggcaagagcacgggcttgggagtccgaggccgtgggttctaatcccaatcctccacttgttagctgtgtgactttgggcaagtcacttcacctctctgtgcctcgattagctcatctgtaaaatggggatgaagactgtgagccccatgtgggacaacctgagtaccttgtatctctcccactgcttagaacagtgcctagtacatagtaagcacttaacaaataccatcattattgctattattattactaacctccTAAGAGTCTCTAAAATGCCCTAAAGGGGAAAGATCAGATTGGAGAGTGTGAcactcattcatcattcattcaatcatatttattgagtgcttactatatgcacagcactgtattaggcacttgggagagtacaatgtagttaTGGTTATATTTACAACAAAAACATTAAGAATTAATTCTTAGTtctattaattaataaataatgaatagtaacaatattgttatatttataatatttattgttataaacaaacatattccttgTCAGGTGACAACTTCTCCtattacctagagaagcagcgaagtctaatggatagagcttgggccagggtactaatcccagtcccatcacttgtctgatgggtgaacttggggaagtcgcttcacttcactgggccttggttacctcgtttgtaaaatcaatcaattgataatacttattgagcgcttgctatgtgcttgggagtgtatgatacaacaaaatcagcagacacattcccagcccatacaagcttatagtctagaggtgataAATAAGGAGAAAtattgtgacatggactgtgtcaaaactgattag is part of the Tachyglossus aculeatus isolate mTacAcu1 chromosome Y4, mTacAcu1.pri, whole genome shotgun sequence genome and harbors:
- the LOC119946881 gene encoding low affinity immunoglobulin gamma Fc region receptor III-like — encoded protein: MWLLVALSVLATGNGGIAGAQKSRLTLHPKWVNVLTGDKVTLKCDDPSSPGNITTTQWFQNNTALAIKTPSYNIQAATFSDSGEYQCQMGGSNKSDPVWLDVSQDWLLLQTSGWVFLEGESVDLRCHSWKDQHLFSVTFYKDERIMRFYRRNSDIFIPHATHNNSGSYSCRGFLGQGNYSSMPVKITVQAEGRPTKRDDGTTPSLLWIHILFYLAVGILFAINTGLYITLRRRLSTRDR